In the genome of Drosophila subpulchrella strain 33 F10 #4 breed RU33 chromosome 2L, RU_Dsub_v1.1 Primary Assembly, whole genome shotgun sequence, one region contains:
- the LOC119547708 gene encoding uncharacterized protein LOC119547708 has translation MSEPLSGPWLRFVYNGLLLSTAVFSGRKMQPEKHPFALVACVVVGFSAVFGLLRVIFASGQPEECRKLRDITHGVLELVPLPLSNMDLYMQSTGLSAIALGHAFFVLPLVCDLGCCLAKNRRDCAFSDSLRNLTVLGNIVSLGFLAYVERNFLYLRMMLVMIVVKYGVVLVDSIKEDAGEDLQVCGTALFLHLLGKAVESSTS, from the coding sequence ATGAGCGAACCTCTCTCGGGTCCCTGGCTGCGTTTTGTGTACAATGGCCTGCTGCTAAGCACGGCGGTTTTTTCCGGCCGTAAAATGCAGCCGGAGAAGCACCCCTTCGCCCTGGTCGCTTGCGTGGTGGTCGGATTCTCTGCGGTCTTCGGATTGCTCCGGGTGATCTTCGCCAGCGGACAGCCGGAGGAGTGCCGAAAGCTGAGGGACATAACGCACGGTGTCCTGGAACTGGTACCTTTGCCCCTGTCCAATATGGATCTCTACATGCAGTCCACCGGGTTAAGTGCCATAGCATTGGGGCATGCCTTCTTCGTGCTGCCCCTGGTTTGCGATTTGGGTTGCTGCCTGGCGAAAAATCGGCGAGATTGTGCCTTCAGCGACAGCTTGCGAAATCTTACGGTTCTCGGCAACATTGTATCACTCGGATTTCTGGCCTACGTGGAGCGGAATTTCCTTTATCTGCGGATGATGCTGGTCATGATTGTGGTCAAGTATGGAGTTGTTCTGGTGGACAGCATCAAAGAGGACGCCGGGGAGGATCTGCAGGTGTGCGGCACAGCCCTCTTCTTGCACCTTCTCGGCAAGGCTGTGGAGTCCTCCACCTCCTGA
- the LOC119546082 gene encoding uncharacterized protein LOC119546082, with protein sequence MSVAEKPTNLDCDILKELRDYCVRHEIPLPTIHIDIVKKHAAPDVPEFVACCSVASIVRFGKSIKKRDAVQRAAVEMLAVISNKVHKLHFNCTKPSKEVPKTDDGSEFERRKKFKTYRELTDTGMVDSKGLRLCDRHKYFNNLYPSLKEAAFMVIRSDEYTSSKDKALSLLSALKITPSISLLKSISNEPLTCVELNCDFDVVFVALESEIYDQVIEYLRNMLI encoded by the coding sequence ATGAGTGTGGCTGAAAAACCTACCAATCTGGATTGCGACATCCTGAAGGAACTGCGGGACTACTGCGTCCGTCACGAGATACCCCTGCCCACCATTCATATTGATATTGTAAAGAAACATGCTGCTCCAGATGTCCCGGAATTCGTAGCCTGCTGCTCCGTTGCTTCCATAGTTCGCTTTGGAAAGTCGATTAAGAAAAGGGATGCCGTTCAGCGAGCTGCCGTTGAAATGCTGGCCGTAATCTCGAACAAAGTTCataaattgcattttaattgcaCGAAGCCATCGAAAGAGGTTCCAAAAACGGACGATGGATCGGAGTTCGAGCGCAGGAAGAAGTTTAAAACCTACAGGGAGCTTACAGACACCGGAATGGTGGATAGTAAGGGTCTGCGCCTCTGCGATCGCCATAAATACTTCAACAACTTATATCCTTCCCTGAAGGAAGCTGCTTTCATGGTCATCCGCTCTGATGAATACACCAGCTCCAAGGATAAGGCCTTGAGCCTACTAAGTGCCTTGAAGATCACACCCTCTATAAGTCTCCTGAAGTCTATCTCAAATGAGCCCCTGACGTGTGTCGAGCTCAATTGCGACTTCGACGTGGTCTTCGTCGCCCTAGAAAGTGAGATCTACGACCAAGTCATCGAGTACCTACGTAAtatgttaatttaa